One Panicum virgatum strain AP13 chromosome 3N, P.virgatum_v5, whole genome shotgun sequence DNA segment encodes these proteins:
- the LOC120667768 gene encoding uncharacterized protein LOC120667768, which yields MAGRGGTAERRAVRAGMDAGMASRRRDGQRHISASGGTARRRLGDARTIQGPIQKGLRWGRTVDGRRPVARLPGTLLAASLLLQETKSPGPGARGWERQPAAGDISAVGVGGAPRREAGRILEAEAEWCCGLRLRFDGATLRKSRCHSHRGKVKSQFVQQCTALKLGRDGSRMDVNSDAMAQRRPLAACPGQARAPAISACCIHSPVILFIKWMNNLKVYKELICVQGPFGRSPNGTEPPPAARGFVNGESEERKKDSSDQPAMLQ from the exons ATGGCCGGAAGGGGTGGCACGGCGGAGCGCAGGGCTGTCCGGGCGGGGATGGACGCGGGCATGGCATCGAGGCGTCGAGATGGGCAGCGGCACATCTCGGCGTCGGGAGGCACagctcggcggcggctgggcgaCGCCAGGACAATCCAGGGGCCGATCCAGAAG GGTTTGCGGTGGGGGCGGACCGTggacggccggcggccggtggcaCGGCTGCCGGGCACGCTGCTAGCTGCTAGCCTGCTACTGCAAGAGACCAAGAGCCCAGGACCCGGAGCACGCGGGTGggagcggcagccggcggccggcgacatCTCTGCGGTGGGTGTGGGAGGCGCACCGCGCAGGGAGGCTGGCCGGAtcctggaggcggaggcggagtggTGCTGCGGCCTGCGACTGCGATTCGACGGAGCCACACTCAGAAAGTCACGCTGCCACAGCCACCGAGGCAAAGTCAAG AGCCAATTTGTCCAGCAGTGCACAGCTCTGAAGCTGGGGCGGGACGGATCTAGGATGGATGTGAACTCCGACGCAATGGCGCAGAGGAGGCCGCTTGCTGCCTGCCCTGGACAAGCTCGAGCCCCAGCAATCTCTGCTTGCTGCATTCATAGCCCGG TGATCTTGTTTATCAAATGGATGAATAATTTAAAGGTTTACAAAGAGCTTATATGTGTTCAG GGCCCCTTTGGCCGGTCTCCAAACGGCACTGAACCTCCACCGGCAGCTCGTGGTTTTGTGAACGGCGAGagtgaagagagaaaaaaagactCCAGTGACCAGCCAGCTATGCTACAGTAG